A stretch of the Ptychodera flava strain L36383 chromosome 18, AS_Pfla_20210202, whole genome shotgun sequence genome encodes the following:
- the LOC139117715 gene encoding uncharacterized protein, with protein sequence MSNLLARAVDEVREGNQDIRESVRHIGNKFLNHVEVSAQEAVYLTMQMKLRRASRDVIFVNTSPPNDRVILLKPLDEIQNMPANATDIESDNILKKYERRPKALEKLCLADFAAWYTFEREKPDEVEKKDNDDVYNDDNNNSGTTYRVEHQERQDSAEGCRQSDTMNIFAPQNDSHSQYDIGQDIGMAVNNPNIEELQHPRMPDSQLYPILQILNKKQKEIFYHIIHWIKTKTDPLHVFVTGGAGVGKSVVLKSLYQVLLKHLSSRPGENPDTVLLLLMAPTGKAAYNIKGSTIHSALQIPASQGFHYKPLTSERLNTLQAKYRNLKIIFIDEISMVGNGMFNYINLRLQQIMANNQLFGGVSIVAFGDLYQLKPVFDGWIFNDLRHDYGPLALNIWKDLFKMFELTDIMRQKDDLDFAQLLNRVREGNTLHMTSVF encoded by the exons ATGAGTAACTTGCTAGCTAGAGCTGTAGATGAAGTGAGAGAAGGAAATCAAGACATCAGGGAGAGTGTCAGACATATAGGAAACAAATTCCTAAATCATGTTGAAGTTAGTGCCCAAGAGGCTGTGTATCtaactatgcaaatgaaattgAGGAGAGCATCACGAGATGTCATATTTGTTAATACATCACCCCCTAATGATCGAGTTATTCTACTGAAACCACtggatgaaatacaaaatatgccGGCAAATGCTACTGATATAGAAAGTGACaacatcttgaaaaaatatgagcGTCGTCCAAAAGCCCTTGAGAAATTGTGCTTGGCAGATTTTGCAGCTTGGTATACTTTTGAAAGGGAAAAACCTGATGAAGTAGAGAAGAAAGACAATGATGATGTTTACAatgatgacaacaacaacagtggGACAACTTATCGTGTCG AACATCAGGAAAGACAAGACTCTGCAGAAGGATGCAGACAAAGTGACACAATGAACATATTTGCCCCACAGAATGACAGTCATTCACAATATGACATAGGACAAGACATTGGCATGGCTGTAAACAATCCCAATATTGAAGAACTTCAACACCCACGAATGCCTGACAGTCAGCTGTACCCCATTTTACAGATTCTTAACAAGAagcaaaaagaaatattctatCATATAATTCATtggattaaaacaaaaacagatcCTTTGCATGTGTTTGTTACAGGTGGAGCAGGTGTTGGTAAATCTGTTGTTCTGAAATCACTTTATCAAGTACTTTTGAAACATCTTTCAAGTCGTCCTGGTGAAAATCCTGACACTGTATTACTATTACTCATGGCACCAACAGGCAAGGCTGCATACAATATTAAAGGGAGTACAATTCACTCAGCGCTGCAGATTCCTGCAAGCCAAGGATTTCACTATAAACCCTTAACATCAGAAAGACTAAATACTTTGCAAGCAAAATACaggaatttaaaaattattttcattgatgaaatCTCCATGGTTGGCAATGGTATGTTCAACTACATCAACCTTCGGCTTCAACAAATCATGGCAAACAATCAGCTATTTGGTGGTGTCAGTATAGTTGCATTTGGGGACCTGTATCAATTGAAGCCTGTCTTTGATGGCtggatatttaatgatcttAGGCATGATTATGGACCACTTGCTTTAAATATCTGGAAAGACctattcaaaatgtttgaattaacagATATTATGCGTCAAAAAGATGACTTGGATTTCGCACAATTACTTAATCGTGTACGTGAAGGAAACACACTTCACATGACATCAGTATTCTGA